The following proteins come from a genomic window of Ilumatobacter coccineus YM16-304:
- a CDS encoding molybdopterin-binding protein — protein MNDEQTTRHRATRVRSGRGRPAGYYEQCAEAPEGGRSMDLAALLGSLVGIDVSGLVDRPGRIGFAELRSLAAGPRLSDIAKRDIPVVDLFTHVRVSIDAEVVMISTIDGETVGFRVEAMLRDHSMHFEIGHVLADGSVDWRAPLRLLGREVPGGSLAIHALDFLTFEDFIGQGS, from the coding sequence GTGAACGACGAACAGACAACTCGACACCGGGCGACGCGAGTGCGCTCGGGCCGCGGGCGTCCGGCGGGCTACTACGAGCAGTGTGCCGAAGCCCCCGAAGGTGGGCGTTCGATGGACCTCGCCGCGTTGCTCGGCTCGCTCGTCGGTATCGACGTCTCCGGGCTGGTCGATCGACCGGGCCGCATCGGCTTCGCCGAGCTGCGATCGCTCGCCGCGGGTCCACGGCTCTCCGACATCGCCAAGCGGGACATCCCGGTCGTCGATCTGTTCACCCACGTTCGGGTGTCGATCGATGCGGAGGTCGTGATGATCTCGACCATCGACGGCGAGACGGTCGGTTTCCGTGTGGAAGCGATGCTGCGCGATCACTCGATGCACTTCGAGATCGGCCACGTGCTCGCCGACGGGTCGGTCGACTGGCGGGCGCCGCTCCGGCTCCTCGGTCGAGAAGTTCCGGGTGGGTCGCTCGCGATTCATGCCCTCGACTTCCTCACGTTCGAGGACTTCATCGGTCAGGGATCATGA
- a CDS encoding Zn-ribbon domain-containing OB-fold protein yields MARVPVADGVFTSVDDPRLIGSKCDNCGNHMFPTQGSCPKCAGTSTSDVELETRGELWTWTVQGYPPKAPPYLGDADPKTFQPFGVGYVELPGQVKVEARLTEADPEKLKIGMPMELTLVPLYTNDDGDEVVTFAFAPISENGEQS; encoded by the coding sequence ATGGCACGCGTACCAGTGGCAGACGGCGTCTTCACGTCCGTCGACGATCCACGACTCATCGGAAGCAAATGCGACAACTGTGGCAACCACATGTTCCCCACACAGGGCAGCTGCCCCAAGTGTGCGGGCACGTCGACCTCAGACGTCGAACTCGAAACACGAGGTGAACTCTGGACCTGGACGGTCCAGGGATACCCGCCCAAGGCACCTCCCTACCTCGGCGACGCCGACCCGAAGACGTTCCAGCCCTTCGGCGTCGGATACGTCGAACTGCCCGGACAGGTCAAGGTCGAGGCGCGCCTCACCGAGGCCGACCCGGAGAAGCTGAAGATCGGCATGCCGATGGAGCTCACCCTCGTCCCCCTCTACACGAACGACGACGGCGACGAAGTCGTCACCTTCGCCTTCGCACCCATTTCTGAAAACGGAGAACAGTCATGA
- a CDS encoding thiolase family protein: MSNDVAIVGIGMHKFGRTEGVSGMEQGAVAVREACKDAGVDWSDIEFAFGGSAAAGAPDTMVSQLGLTGVQFINVANGCATGGSALFSAVNTIKAGVAELGIAIGFDKHERGAFRVNTKGAGLSDWYGASGMALTTQFFGMKINRYMEEYGISHESLARVSAKAFRNGAKNPMAWRRKELSEAQVLEAAMLSYPLTQYMFCSPGEGGVAMILAPADKAHKYTDKPVFLKSAVVRSRKFGSFEVMAPHIALEHNAGPTVDASKAAFEMAGMGPDDIDIAQLQDTESGAEIMHMAENGFCEHGEQERMLAMGETEIDGRLPINTDGGCLANGEPVGASGLRQVYENVLQLRGEAGARQVPNDPKTAYTHVYGAPGISGVTILSR; this comes from the coding sequence ATGAGCAACGACGTTGCAATCGTCGGCATCGGAATGCACAAGTTCGGACGCACCGAAGGCGTGTCGGGCATGGAGCAAGGTGCCGTCGCCGTGCGCGAAGCCTGCAAGGACGCCGGCGTCGACTGGAGCGACATCGAGTTCGCGTTCGGTGGCTCAGCGGCCGCCGGCGCACCCGACACGATGGTCAGCCAACTCGGCCTCACCGGGGTGCAGTTCATCAACGTCGCCAACGGTTGCGCGACCGGTGGCTCGGCCCTGTTCTCGGCGGTCAACACGATCAAGGCCGGTGTCGCCGAACTCGGCATCGCCATCGGCTTCGACAAGCACGAGCGTGGCGCCTTCCGCGTCAACACGAAGGGCGCCGGACTGTCGGACTGGTACGGCGCGTCGGGCATGGCGCTCACCACGCAGTTCTTCGGCATGAAGATCAACCGCTACATGGAGGAGTACGGCATCAGCCACGAGTCGCTCGCTCGTGTCTCGGCCAAGGCGTTCCGCAACGGGGCGAAGAACCCGATGGCCTGGCGCCGCAAGGAACTCAGCGAAGCGCAGGTGCTCGAAGCCGCGATGCTCTCGTACCCGCTCACGCAGTACATGTTCTGTTCGCCCGGCGAAGGTGGCGTGGCGATGATCCTCGCTCCGGCCGACAAGGCGCACAAGTACACCGACAAGCCGGTCTTCTTGAAGTCGGCGGTCGTCCGCTCCCGCAAGTTCGGTTCGTTCGAAGTGATGGCACCGCACATCGCGCTCGAGCACAACGCCGGACCGACCGTCGACGCGTCGAAGGCTGCGTTCGAGATGGCGGGCATGGGGCCCGACGACATCGACATCGCCCAGCTGCAAGACACCGAATCGGGTGCCGAGATCATGCACATGGCCGAGAACGGCTTCTGCGAGCACGGCGAGCAGGAGCGCATGCTGGCCATGGGCGAGACCGAGATCGACGGTCGCCTGCCGATCAACACCGACGGCGGCTGCCTCGCCAACGGTGAACCGGTCGGTGCGTCCGGCCTCCGCCAGGTGTACGAGAACGTGCTGCAGTTGCGCGGCGAGGCCGGGGCCCGTCAGGTCCCGAACGACCCGAAGACGGCGTACACACACGTGTACGGCGCGCCGGGCATCTCCGGCGTCACCATCCTGTCGCGCTGA
- a CDS encoding alpha/beta hydrolase family protein — MRSRRRAIAVTLAAAFVAAGCSGSGDTASDARSLTRGPERIDYGDHPDTYGELWLPIDDDGPDPEGVPVVVLIHGGFWRDGFALDLMDPLVPSLLDEGFAVWNIEYRRVGAGGGYPQTFVDAAAAIDVLADLPERFDGVLDLGDVATVGHSAGGHLAVWLASRRLLPVGVPGVDPEVIPETAVSQAGVLDLIGCVDEGIGGTACTDLVGALPGDDPVRYAQTSPAELQPIEAEVIAVHGADDRIVPVSQSETYVERATAAGSTARLVVVDGADHFSNLDPTHPAWRAVIDALTR, encoded by the coding sequence ATGCGAAGCCGACGGCGAGCGATTGCGGTGACGCTCGCGGCAGCGTTCGTGGCCGCCGGTTGCTCGGGCAGCGGCGACACGGCATCCGACGCCCGCTCGCTGACGCGAGGCCCGGAGCGCATCGACTACGGCGATCACCCCGACACGTACGGCGAGCTGTGGTTGCCCATCGACGACGACGGTCCCGACCCGGAAGGCGTGCCGGTCGTGGTGCTGATCCACGGCGGGTTCTGGCGTGACGGGTTCGCGCTCGATCTCATGGACCCGCTGGTGCCGTCGCTGCTCGACGAAGGGTTCGCCGTGTGGAACATCGAGTACCGGCGGGTCGGTGCGGGAGGCGGATATCCCCAGACGTTCGTCGACGCTGCCGCGGCCATCGACGTGTTGGCCGATCTGCCCGAGCGGTTCGATGGTGTGCTCGACCTCGGCGACGTGGCCACGGTGGGCCACTCGGCAGGCGGGCATCTCGCCGTGTGGCTCGCGAGCAGGCGGCTGCTCCCGGTCGGGGTCCCCGGTGTCGATCCCGAAGTGATTCCGGAGACGGCCGTGTCACAGGCCGGCGTGCTCGACCTCATCGGATGCGTCGACGAGGGAATCGGCGGGACCGCGTGCACAGATCTCGTCGGTGCGTTGCCCGGGGACGACCCGGTGCGGTATGCGCAGACGTCGCCGGCGGAGCTGCAGCCGATCGAGGCAGAGGTGATCGCCGTGCACGGTGCCGACGATCGGATCGTGCCCGTCTCGCAGTCGGAGACCTACGTCGAACGGGCCACAGCGGCGGGGTCGACCGCTCGCCTCGTGGTGGTCGACGGCGCCGACCACTTCTCGAACCTCGACCCGACACATCCGGCGTGGCGAGCCGTGATCGATGCGCTCACGAGGTGA